A DNA window from Camelina sativa cultivar DH55 chromosome 13, Cs, whole genome shotgun sequence contains the following coding sequences:
- the LOC104737263 gene encoding lipid transfer protein EARLI 1-like, with amino-acid sequence MASKISASLVIFLTFNILFFTLTTACGGGCSPVPKPKPKPKPTPSHSSTGSCPRDTLKLGVCANVLKDLLKIELGTPPVKPCCSLLNGLVDLEAAACLCTALKANVLGINLNVPISLSLLLNVCGKKVPSGFVCA; translated from the coding sequence ATGGCTTCAAAAATCTCAGCCTCACTTGTCATTTTTCTCACCTttaacatcctcttcttcacgtTGACCACCGCGTGTGGTGGTGGTTGCAGTCCAGTCCCTAAACCCAAACCTAAGCCAAAGCCTACTCCCAGCCATTCCTCCACTGGAAGCTGCCCAAGGGACACTCTCAAGCTCGGTGTTTGCGCCAATGTCCTCAAGGATCTTCTCAAAATCGAGTTAGGCACACCACCAGTCAAGCCTTGCTGCTCACTCCTCAACGGTTTGGTTGATCTTGAGGCCGCAGCTTGTCTCTGCACCGCCCTAAAGGCTAATGTTTTAGGCATTAATCTTAATGTTCCTATCTCTCTTAGCCTTCTTCTCAATGTTTGTGGCAAGAAGGTCCCTTCTGGCTTTGTATGTGCTTAA
- the LOC104737262 gene encoding lipid transfer protein EARLI 1-like translates to MASKISASLVIFLTFNILFFTLTTACGGGCSPVPKPKPNPKPTPSHSSTGSCPRDTLKLGVCANVLKDLLKIELGTPPVKPCCSLLNGLVDLEAAACLCTALKANVLGINLNVPISLSLLLNVCGKKVPSGFVCA, encoded by the coding sequence ATGGCTTCAAAAATCTCAGCCTCCCTTGTCATTTTTCTCACATttaacatcctcttcttcacgtTAACCACCGCGTGTGGTGGTGGCTGCAGTCCAGTCCCTAAACCCAAGCCTAATCCAAAGCCTACTCCCAGCCATTCCTCCACTGGAAGCTGCCCAAGGGACACTCTCAAGCTCGGTGTTTGCGCCAATGTCCTCAAGGATCTTCTCAAAATCGAGTTAGGCACACCACCAGTCAAGCCTTGCTGCTCACTCCTCAACGGTTTGGTTGATCTTGAGGCCGCAGCTTGTCTCTGCACCGCCCTAAAGGCTAATGTTTTAGGCATTAATCTTAATGTTCCTATCTCTCTTAGCCTTCTTCTCAATGTTTGTGGCAAGAAGGTCCCTTCTGGCTTTGTATGTGCTTAA